The Sandaracinobacteroides saxicola nucleotide sequence ATTTCAACCAGGTGAACATCGATTTTCTGAACGCGATCTACTGGAACAACCAGGAAGTGACGCTGGAGCAGCTTCGCAGCTATCTCGACACCATCAGCCGGATGCCCCTGGACGATCAGCCGGAACTGCGGCTGAAGCCCGAGCCAATGTCCAAATATGACGTTGCGGTCAAGGTGATGGCGCAGGCGCAGCAGGCGGGCATCACCAAGATGGGCTTTGTGGGCAACGAAGCCTATTTGTGATCGATAAGAAGTGATGAAGATGGCGGAGGGGCAACCTTCCGCCCTTTTTTCATGGCATCAGCAGGACGGGTTTGACCACCTCGCCCTGGTGCATGGCGTCAACGGCATCGTTGATGCGGTCGAAGGGGAAGGTGGTGACCAGGCGGTCGTGCGGGAAGCGGCCTGCGAGATGCTGTTTGGCGAGCCAGGGGACGAAGATCTGCGGGTCAGCGTCGCCCTCGATCACGCCGATGATTTTTTTGCCCATCAGGAAGCCGGCGGGGCTGAAGCTGGCCAGCGTGCCGGGGGGCGTGATGCCGACGAGGGCACAGGTGCCTCGGGTGCCGAGGCAGTCGATGGCGAGCTGGATGACGCCGGGGACGCCGGTGGTGTCGAAGCTGCCATCGAAGCCGGGGGAGATGGCGGCGAGGCTTACCAGGCTGGCTTCGTCCGCGGTCAGGCCGTGGGTCGCGCCGAGGGCGCGGGCGAGGGCGAGGCGGCTTTGGACGCGATCAACGGCGACGATGGGGGCCATGCCGAGCGCGGCGGCCGCCATGATGGCGGCGAGGCCGACCGAGCCGGTGCCGAACACTACGAGCGACTTGCCGGGCGCGCCGGCGAGCGAGTTCACCACGGTGCCGGCCCCGGTCTGCATGCCGCAGCCGAGCGGCGCGGCGAGGTGGAAGGGCAGGGCGTCGGGGATTTTCACGGTGTTGCGAACGGTGGAGAGCGCGTGGGTGGCGAAGCTGGACTGGCCGAAGAAATTGCCGAACAGCGGCGTGCCATCGGGGAAGGCCATCGGTGGGGCCATGGCGGGCGTGACGCCGGCGAAGTTGCGCAGGCCGAGTTCGTCGCAATATTGCGGGGCGTGGCCAGTGCAGGCGCCGCAGTGCCCGCAGCTGTCGTAGGAAAGGCAGACGCGGTCGCCGACGGCGAAGCCGGTGACGCCGGGGCCGAGCGCGGCGACGGTGCCGGCGCCTTCGTGCCCCAGGACGATGGGCATGGCATTGGGCATGTCGAGGTCGCGGAAGCCGAGGTCGGTATGGCAGATGCCGGCGGCGTGGATGGTGACGAGCAGTTGGCCCGGGCCGGGGGCGGGGAGGTCCGCCGCCATCAGCGTGAAGGGTTTGCGGCGTTCGGTGGCGACGGCGGCGGTGATGCGCATGTGTCGGTTCTCCTGTTGCGTTCACCCTACCGGCTTGACCGCGTTTGCGCCCTTGGCCAAAGGACGAGGGTGAGTGAGGCCGCCGACATTGCCGCCATGAGTTTCGAGGCCGCGCTGGCGCGGCTGGAGACGATTGTCGCGGCGCTGGAATCGGGGGACGCCCCGCTGGAATCGGCGATCGATCTTTATGCCGAGGGGCAGGCGCTGCGCGCGCATTGCGAGGCGAAGCTGTCGACCGCGGAGGCGCGCATCCAGCAGTTGCAGATCGGCGCCGACGGCAAGCCGACCGGGGCCGCGCCCTTCTGATGCAGGCCAGCTTGAGCCTGAAACCGGCGCTGGATGCCATCGGGCAGGCGATCGATGCGCGCTTCGACCGGCTGCTGGCGGTGCCGGAGGATGCGCGGGCGCCGCTCTACAAGGCGATGCGGCATGCGGTGATCGGCGGCGGCAAGCGGATGCGGCCGCTGCTGGTGGTGGCGGCGTGCGACCTGTTCCATGTCGACCGCGAACGGGCGCTGCGGGTGGCGCTCGCGATCGAGGCGGTGCATGTTTATAGCCTGGTGCACGACGATTTGCCGTGCATGGACGATGACGATCTGCGGCGCGGCAAGCCGACGGTGCATGTGGCGTTCGATGAGGCGATCGCGGTGCTGACGGGCGACAGCCTGTTCGCGCTGGCGTTCGAATGGCTGGCGGACGAGGCAACGCATGAGGACCCGTTCGTGCGGGCGGAACTGGTGCGGGAGCTGGCGCGCGCGTCCGGACCCTGCGGCATGGCGGGCGGACAGATGATGGACCTGGCGGCGGAGGCGGGCGGGTTCGACCTGCCGGCCACCACGCGCCTGCAGCAGCTGAAGACCGGGGCGCTGATCGGCTTTTCCGTGGAAGCCGGGGCGATCATGGGGAAGGTGGGGGATTCGACGCGGCTGAAGCTGCGCGGCTATGCCCGCGACCTGGGGCTGGCGTTCCAGATCGCCGATGACCTGCTGGATGTGGAAGGCGACAGCAGCCGCACGGGGAAGGCGGTGCAGAAGGATGCGGAGGCCGGGAAATCGACCTTCGTCAGCCTGCTGGGGGTGGAGCGGGCGCGGCAGCAGGCCGCGATGCTGATCGACCAGGCGATCCACCATCTGAGCGGTTTCGGACCGGAGGCGGATTTGCTGCGGGCGATCGCGCGTTTTGCCATCGAGCGCGACCGGTGAGCCGTGGCTGGGGAGAGGTCTGATGGGGTTCAAGATCGGCTGGTTGGCTCTTCGCGACGTCTCGGTTGATGAAGGGCTCGACCTTGTGGGTATGCGCGATACTGGCGTCACGAGTGAAATCGTCGAAGATGGTTATGGGCTGACGGCGCTTTCGAATGGTTGGGTAGTCGTCTGGTTCAATGAGTTTGGCGCCATTGATGCAGCCGAGGTTTCAAAGATATGCTCGAGCCACGAAGGTCTGTGGGTCAATCTGCATGAAGGCGTCATGTATTCGGAAGTCGGATACGTCGAAAACGGCGTGGTGCATTGGTTCGTTGCGCATGATTGCGCACAAGGCTATTTTCACCTCGATTGCCAAGGTTCGCCACCATATTATGCCGAAATCGTCAGTAAACTGCGATCCGAACAGGACGCGGATGGCGGAGAGAATAGCGACGTAGATTATGCGTTCGATGTTCCTGTCGAGCTTGCCTTTGCAATGACAGGTTTTCGGCACGACCTTTTCGAGCTGCCCGGGCATGGCGAATTGGTCTGGTCAATTCTGGAGCGGCGAAAGTGAACCGCATCGGCGTCTATCCTGGCACGTTCGACCCCGTCACGCTGGGGCATCTGGACATCATCGCGCGTGGTGCGAAGCTGGTGGACCGGTTGATCATCGGGGTGGCGACCAATCCGTCGAAATCGCCGCTGTTCACGCTGGAGGAGCGGGTGGCGCATGTGCGGCGGGAGACGGCGGGGCTGAGCAATGTGGAGGTGGTGAGTTTCGACGCGCTGCTGATGCATTTCGCCGAGGCGCAGGGGGCGAGCGTGATCATTCGCGGGCTGCGCGCGGTGGCGGATTTCGAGTATGAGTTCCAGATGGCCGGGATGAACCAGCAACTGAACGATGATATCGAGACCGTCTTCCTGATGGCGGCGGTCTCCCTGCAGCCGATCGCCAGCAAGCTGGTGAAGGAAATCGCGATCTATGGCGGGGAGATCGGCAAGTTCGTCAGCCCGACGATCGCCGCGGAAGTGAAGGCGCGGGTCGCCGAAGGGAAGCTGAATTGAAAAAGCTGTTGTGGATGGTGATGCTGCTGCTGGCCGTGCCGGCCTGGGCACAGGCGGCGCAGGCACCGCAGGCCGTGCCGGCGAAGGATGCGGGCCCGAAGGACATGGTCACCACGGCCCGCGATGCCGGGATGCAGGTGCTGTCCGGCGATGCGAAGTTCAATCCCTCCGACCCGGAGAATCTGTTGTACATCGACCTGTCAACCGGGGGACGGGTGACGATCCTGATGCGGCCGGATTTCGCGCCGAAGCATGTGGAGCGCATCAAGCTGCTGGCGCGGCGGGGATTTTATGATGGGCTGCTGTTCCACCGGGTGATCGATGGGTTCATGGCGCAGACCGGTGATCCGAAGGGCACCGGGCAGGGCGGCAGCGAGCTGCCGGACCTGAAGGCGGAGTTCAACGAGCTGCCGCACGTGCGCGGCGCGGTGAGCATGGCGCGGACGGACAAGCCCGATACCGCGAACAGCCAGTTCTTCATCGTGTTCGATCCGGTGCTGAAGCTGGACCGCAGCTATACGGTGTGGGGCCGGGTGATCGACGGCATGCAGTGGGTGGACGCCATCGCGCGCGGCGAGCCGCCGGCGAACCCCAGCCGCATGTTGCAGGTGAGCGTGGCGGCCGACCGCAAGCCGCCGCCGGATTTCGCGGCCGCGGCGGCGAAGGATGATGCGGCGGCCAGGGATGCGCTGGCGGCGGAAGCGGCGAAGCTGGGGGCGGCGCCTCCGAAACAATAAGCCGGAACGGTTGTTGCCGCGGCTGCCTATTCATTCCCCAAATATGTCGCTGCCCGCCGTCATGATGGACAGTCGGGGGCTTTTTTTCTTGCGGAACTGTTGCTTATAGTGTCCCCACCGGGGGTGGGGCGATGCGACGGGGGGTGTTTTTCTGGCTGATGCTGTTGCTGGCGGCACCGCTGGTGGCGGCGCCACGGCCGGTTCTGGACTTTGCCGCGCTGCCGTTCATGGAGCGGCCGTTGTTGTCGCCCGATGGCAAGCGGGTGGCTGCGAAGATTGCCGTTCAGGGTGAACAGTATCTGGCCGTTGTTGAACTGGGCGGCAAGAATATCGCCAAGGCACGCATCAATGATTACAGTGTCGATTGGTGGCGATGGGTCAACAATGAGTGGCTGGCTCTTGGCGCGTCCGACATGATCAAGGTGATGGGAGAGGATTTTGGCGTCTCGCGCGCGATGCGGGTGAGCGCCGATATGAAGACCATCGCCTGGCTGAATGGGCGTTCGGGCGGGCAGAACGGGGCCGACCTGGTATGGCGCGCAGGGGATGGGTCCGCGCGGGTGATGATCGCGATGCAGACCAGTATCTGGTCGAGCGATGCGGGATTCTATCCGGAAGTACGGGAGTATGACCTGACGACCGGGCGCAGCACGTTGAGGCAGCGGTCGCGCGAGGGGATTTGGGAATGGGGGGCTGATGCCGCCGGGGTTTTGCGCATCGGCATCGGGGCAACGCTGGACGGGCGGGTGCAGCGGATGATGTATCGCGCAACCGCGGATGAGACCCTGCGGACAGTGGATCGGGCGCGATCGCGGGAGAGGGAGACTCTGACCGTGCCTTTATTGTTCCTGCCGGATGAGCAGGCGGTGACGATCGCTGACGACGACAAGGGCTTTTCGACCGTTTTCGAGATGAATCTGAAAGACTTGACGCTGGGGAAGGCGCTCGACCGGTCGCCCGGTTACGATGTGGCAGGGCTGTGGGTGGACGATCGCGCCAGCAAGCTGCTGGGGGTGCGGCTGGAGGAAACGCATGGCTGGACGCGCTGGGTCGATCCGGCGCTGGCCGAAACGCAGGCGGCGATCGACAAGGCGGTGGCGCCACGCCGGGCGCGGGTGATTTCGATGAGCGACGACCGCCGGTTGCTGCTGGTGCATTTGGGCCTGCCGTCGGAACCGGGGCGATACATGCTGTTCGATGCAGCATCGGGCACCTTGAAGCAGTTCGCCTGGGTGAATGAGGCCATCCGCAAGGGGCTGCATCCGGTGAGCAGCATCCGTTACAAGGCACGCGACGGGCTGGAGATCGAGGCGATCCTGACGCTGCCGGCGGGGCGGGAGGCGAAAGCGCTGCCGCTGATCGTGATGCCGCATGGTGGGCCGTTCGCGCGCGATCTGGAGGAATGGGACTGGATCGCCCAGTTCCTGGCGGATCGTGGCTATGCCGTGGTGCAGCCGAACTATCGCGGATCGTCGGGCTATGGCACCGCGTTCGCGCGGAAGGGCGAGGGCCAGTGGGGGCTGGCGATGCAGGATGACCTGAACGATGCGATGCGGCATCTGGTGGCGACGGGCGTTGCCGATGCCAGGCGGGTGTGCATGGTCGGGGCCTCTTATGGCGGCTATGCGGCGATGCGGGCGGCGCAGCGGGACGGGGCGCTGTATCGCTGCGCGGCCAGCTATGCCGGTGTGTCCGACCTCAATCGCATGATCCGCTACAACAGCCGGTTCCTGGGCAGCGGCGCGGGCGAGGACTGGCTGCGGACGCAGGCGCCCGATCTGAAGGCCGTGTCGCCGCTGAACTTCCCCGAGGCCTTTTCCATTCCCCTGCTGCTGGTGCACGGGGCGAAGGATGTGCGCGTGCCGGTGGCGCAATCGCGGCAGATGGCGGCACGGCTGAAGGAGTCCGGCAAGGCGGTGACCTATATCGAGCAGCCGGAAGCCGACCATCATTTCAGCCGGCAGGCGGATCGGTTGCAGTTTCTGGAGGCGCTGGAGGCGTTCCTGAAAGAGCATAACCCGGCCTGACACCAGTGGCCCGGCAGGCTATCGGGCGGGAATGAAGCTGTCTGATTTCGATTTCGAGTTGCCGGAAACGGCCATTGCCCTGCGGCCGGCGGAGCCGCGGGACAGCGCGCGGATGCTGGTGGCGCGGGGTGGTGACTTTGCCGATCATGTCGTGCGCGATCTGCCGCGACTGCTGCGGGCCGGCGATGTGCTGGTATTCAACGACACGCGGGTAATCCCGGCGCAGCTGAGCGCGCGGGTGGGGGAGGCGCGCGTGGATGTGA carries:
- a CDS encoding ExbD/TolR family protein yields the protein MAMALGNRVDDSPIGDMNTTPLIDVMLVLLIMFIITIPVQTHSVKLDLPSDGNTIRSDFNQVNIDFLNAIYWNNQEVTLEQLRSYLDTISRMPLDDQPELRLKPEPMSKYDVAVKVMAQAQQAGITKMGFVGNEAYL
- a CDS encoding NAD(P)-dependent alcohol dehydrogenase, producing the protein MRITAAVATERRKPFTLMAADLPAPGPGQLLVTIHAAGICHTDLGFRDLDMPNAMPIVLGHEGAGTVAALGPGVTGFAVGDRVCLSYDSCGHCGACTGHAPQYCDELGLRNFAGVTPAMAPPMAFPDGTPLFGNFFGQSSFATHALSTVRNTVKIPDALPFHLAAPLGCGMQTGAGTVVNSLAGAPGKSLVVFGTGSVGLAAIMAAAALGMAPIVAVDRVQSRLALARALGATHGLTADEASLVSLAAISPGFDGSFDTTGVPGVIQLAIDCLGTRGTCALVGITPPGTLASFSPAGFLMGKKIIGVIEGDADPQIFVPWLAKQHLAGRFPHDRLVTTFPFDRINDAVDAMHQGEVVKPVLLMP
- a CDS encoding exodeoxyribonuclease VII small subunit translates to MSEAADIAAMSFEAALARLETIVAALESGDAPLESAIDLYAEGQALRAHCEAKLSTAEARIQQLQIGADGKPTGAAPF
- a CDS encoding polyprenyl synthetase family protein, producing the protein MQASLSLKPALDAIGQAIDARFDRLLAVPEDARAPLYKAMRHAVIGGGKRMRPLLVVAACDLFHVDRERALRVALAIEAVHVYSLVHDDLPCMDDDDLRRGKPTVHVAFDEAIAVLTGDSLFALAFEWLADEATHEDPFVRAELVRELARASGPCGMAGGQMMDLAAEAGGFDLPATTRLQQLKTGALIGFSVEAGAIMGKVGDSTRLKLRGYARDLGLAFQIADDLLDVEGDSSRTGKAVQKDAEAGKSTFVSLLGVERARQQAAMLIDQAIHHLSGFGPEADLLRAIARFAIERDR
- the coaD gene encoding pantetheine-phosphate adenylyltransferase; translation: MNRIGVYPGTFDPVTLGHLDIIARGAKLVDRLIIGVATNPSKSPLFTLEERVAHVRRETAGLSNVEVVSFDALLMHFAEAQGASVIIRGLRAVADFEYEFQMAGMNQQLNDDIETVFLMAAVSLQPIASKLVKEIAIYGGEIGKFVSPTIAAEVKARVAEGKLN
- a CDS encoding peptidylprolyl isomerase: MKKLLWMVMLLLAVPAWAQAAQAPQAVPAKDAGPKDMVTTARDAGMQVLSGDAKFNPSDPENLLYIDLSTGGRVTILMRPDFAPKHVERIKLLARRGFYDGLLFHRVIDGFMAQTGDPKGTGQGGSELPDLKAEFNELPHVRGAVSMARTDKPDTANSQFFIVFDPVLKLDRSYTVWGRVIDGMQWVDAIARGEPPANPSRMLQVSVAADRKPPPDFAAAAAKDDAAARDALAAEAAKLGAAPPKQ
- a CDS encoding alpha/beta hydrolase family protein, which encodes MRRGVFFWLMLLLAAPLVAAPRPVLDFAALPFMERPLLSPDGKRVAAKIAVQGEQYLAVVELGGKNIAKARINDYSVDWWRWVNNEWLALGASDMIKVMGEDFGVSRAMRVSADMKTIAWLNGRSGGQNGADLVWRAGDGSARVMIAMQTSIWSSDAGFYPEVREYDLTTGRSTLRQRSREGIWEWGADAAGVLRIGIGATLDGRVQRMMYRATADETLRTVDRARSRERETLTVPLLFLPDEQAVTIADDDKGFSTVFEMNLKDLTLGKALDRSPGYDVAGLWVDDRASKLLGVRLEETHGWTRWVDPALAETQAAIDKAVAPRRARVISMSDDRRLLLVHLGLPSEPGRYMLFDAASGTLKQFAWVNEAIRKGLHPVSSIRYKARDGLEIEAILTLPAGREAKALPLIVMPHGGPFARDLEEWDWIAQFLADRGYAVVQPNYRGSSGYGTAFARKGEGQWGLAMQDDLNDAMRHLVATGVADARRVCMVGASYGGYAAMRAAQRDGALYRCAASYAGVSDLNRMIRYNSRFLGSGAGEDWLRTQAPDLKAVSPLNFPEAFSIPLLLVHGAKDVRVPVAQSRQMAARLKESGKAVTYIEQPEADHHFSRQADRLQFLEALEAFLKEHNPA